Within Raphanus sativus cultivar WK10039 unplaced genomic scaffold, ASM80110v3 Scaffold1727, whole genome shotgun sequence, the genomic segment TGCGTTGCGTTGCGTTTCCTGAGGTTACTGgcgttttaccaaaaaaaaaaaaagacttaaaataaaaattttaaaatttatattatatttaaaaataaaattttgtcaacttttagttttgattatttactaataatatttgattttgaattatcgtttaattatgtaataatatactaataatagTAATCATGGTTAATtctaaagagtgtgtatttttATAGGTATCTAAAATCTTGTGAAAAATTGTGATGGTTCGTCAAAGTTGTCTTCTTATAAAATGTTGTATCTCTTCACTATTAAAAGATGCGACTATTTAAAAAgttgtgttttttctttaataaaagtTGCAgctatttaaattaaaaagatgtgACTTTTCAAAGAGagcttttcaaaatttataaataatccaTGTTTATACTtttctgaaaataaaattttcgcTAAtctaatcaatactattaaaacagaagcaatATTTATCGACTATGTTTTAGActacaaaaaaagttataacagtctaactaaaataaatacattaattattatcgcataatgtttttttaatctaacaAGTATCTATTAATAATGAGATATTATTCGATATGCAACCGATTCCTACATACGTGCAAAAGAAAATcggtttgattaaatatttatataaaaagcgttttatgttttaaaaacatttgaaaaaaatacttagctttgtttttttttgtttttattatgattccacatacaaaatatattaaaaacaagttttttttaaacaagttaaaagttgtgatataaaataaaacatatcaagacttaaaatatatgtgtatttaaatgtataatgtgaatactaaagataaaatttattcaaaataaaccaaaagtaatatataaattgtaataaattataacaaattaaaataatgttaaatcacatcaactaattttgttaatatatttataatccaTATGATcatttgatctttttatttttgaaaataattatttgtaactttgaattagttatatttaacttaattaatattaaatatacatcatGCCTAAAACTAAGGAGCTAactaactaatttattattttaaactaatgaatataatttaattaataagaaatttaataataaattaattatattttaattattaatgtgataaataatgATATTGGGTCATTTATTAGTTCAACCGATAGCCAAATCCTAGGTATTAGCTGTTATTATGGGTTTTATAGgaactttaaatatatttttattaaaaactaaaccgGATTATATATGAGACCACAAAATTTGTCGATTTAACAGCGGGTCGGGACGGATTTTAAAATACtcaatataatatttcatttataacATCCAAATGTagatacaataaaaaaatacaaatttatatcaaataaatttagattgttTCGAAAAATTATCCTGCAGTTTGAAACcgtgggtcaaaatctagttgataATTAATTCTAAAGGTTGTGTACTTCATTTAAGTTGAAAAATTATGTGTTTTCAACAATTAAAAGTTGTgtccttttattttaaaataactgtttatattaaaaaaatgtgaccatctatattgaaaagttatgaCACTTTATataagtattatttaaaaaagcaACATTTAAACTAGCATATGTCCATACCTTCTCAAAGCATAATTTTACTAATGCCAAAGCATTTAAACAAGACAGCCATTCACCTCGAGATAAAATGATCTCTCTGGCTTGGCCTGGGAAGATTGAAAAGAGTCTCTATCATCGTCTTCTTGTCCTTCCtttgacatatataaaaatctCGTGTTTTGCTTAATGGGTTATCTctaattctttatatattactatGTTTATGTCTTTTTATAATACCAAGTActacaaagaaaatattattacgATCAGTTATGTCTGAAAGTTCATCTACATTTTTACTTATTTGTCTTAGCTATATATTTCATAGTTTTTGTAGGTTTATTATAAGAAAACAGTTATGTCTTTTCACTAAAAACTGAACTCTATTGTTTTTgagagttgtgtctttttataaaaaaagatctATTAGTTTTAAGAGTTTAACTTTTCACTATTAAAAATCAATTAGTTTAAAAAGTAGTTGAAATATCtcaatagatatatttttacaattaattaGTAGTTTTAAgggttgtgtctttttattataaaggACAAACTAATAATAAGAATctcaattaataataaaaattgagtCTTTTCATATAaaggttttgttttatataattaacaatttatgtattttcatgAAGAAACTGAACTATATTTTTCGtgcaaaaattgaaaatttattagttttaagagTTGTCtcttttcattataaaataaattagattaaaagatacttaaaatatttcaaCAAGTGTCTTTCTACTATTACTATGGAGTTATACACGAGTTCTAGGAAGTAACGTGTGAAAAATGCGGCGGTATACACGAGTTAATTTCGCTCCTGAAACAGGGCCTAATCCCCACGAAACCTGAACCCGAGAGAAGTAAAACAAATGATTTGATGTGAGCCATTGTTACTATGGAGAAAGGTACCAAATGTTTTTCTAAATGTGAAAACCAAACAGAGCAAATTTTTGTCTTTACGCATAAACATCATGCTTCTAGTGCCTACAAGATTCATGCATTAGACAACGTTTTCCACATGTCTTCAATTTCCTTCAACTCGCTCACACTTGGTGAGACCTGCATCACTTTTTCATACAGTTTCTTAGTACCCGATTCATGCTTGGTCGATAGTTCCTCTAGGACCCTCTGCAAAACGGTCCACAGAGAGACCACGTTGCTTTTCCATGCATCTTCATGTTCCTCCGGAATTTTAGCACAGTCGAGAAGAATTGACATGGCTGACTTGAGAGTCTGCAAAAACAGATGCAAAAGGGAAGTTGCACTAGTTTAGCAGTCGCATTGCACAGTAAATAAAAACTCATATTGATTAGAATTTACCTTAGGGATGGGTTGCATGTCGTACATGTCACAGTAATGCGAAGCCATCTCTATTAGACGGGACGAGAAGAGTAGGTGGTCAGTCTCGGGTCCTGCAATACACTCCAATGATTTTCGAAAATATATCTCTGCAACTCTAGCTCCCTTGCTGGCTTTACTCGACTTGCTCTTCTTCAAATATTGTAAGCAAATACGTCTCTGAAATACAGAATAGTAATCGTAACATTGTGAAGCTTCTGTTCTGCATGTTTCTTTCAAAGTTGTTGATTCGTATATACGGAATGCTTTTTGGAAGGCAGCTTCCACTGTTCCAACCACCGCTGTGTGTACTGATAATAGAAGTGCGTAGTTGGTATAATGCGAACCAAGCTCCTTGTAAATAACCTGCTTCAGTTCATCATCGTCTGGATAGGCTTGAACACCACTCATCGCTTCCTCGTAATAGGATGATGCCTTCATCAAAACTTGCATGTAGGCAGGTGCCCCCTTGGTAGCTAACTGTTCGGCTCGAATTGTTTCCACTCGACCTAGACCGAGGTTGGCTAGTACAGCGACCCTGGACGGGGGAAAATTCTTGCAGGTTGCCAGAGCATTACAATACGCCGTTTTAGCTTGATCAAAATCTTCCTTGTCCAAATATTTATCCGCAAATCTTTGAAAAACCCGACTACTACGTATAGTAAGAGGAGACTGACGAATCTTGCCTCCTGGAAGCTCGAGGAAAAGCTCATCATCCTTTCGGAAAAGCTGAAGAGAGAAAGCTAAGAGCTAAGAAGAAGTAAAAAACCCCAAATTCCAACTAGGTAGTAGAGaataataagaatttttttaccCTATAAACTGTACGCTCTTCTTTGCAATGCAGATGCAGAAACCGAAGCACTTTAAGCCCGTGATGCAGAACCATACCATCGGCAGATACGATTCCTTTTTCTGAAGGTATCTCAGATGTCTTCAACGACAAGTAATCAATGACTGTTCCCTTCTCGTGATAGCAAACGGTGACTTCTGGCACGTTTGCTATCACATTTCCAATCCAAGCATCCATCCACGTCGTGGCATTGGTAAACTGAAGCgaaaaggttaaaaaaaaattatcaaccaATTtggaaattaattattatactaaaaaataagaacaattaATGTACCTTTTCATCCCACAGATGCAAGCTTGTTAAGCCATTTTCGCTTTTAGCCAGAAGCAACTCGTTAACAACGAAAAGTGTGAGCCCCTCGAATTCGCAATTTAGTAGATCCTGCATGGTTGGCGGCGGCTCACTCTCTATCAGTGGGTGACTATTTGGATCACAACGACAGGACTGCACCAAACTCAGCGTCCTAAAATTACAAAGCAAATTTGCTTCATCCACATTTATGTCACCTCTGCATGAAGACAATATAACATTGACTTGACACTTTTCAGTAGACGAAAATGtgtaaacaaaaacaagaaaaaaaaacgtacAGAGTAGGACTCAACACGATGGTATCGCCAAAACGCTGCACAGCTATAGAGAATTTATCGTCTGAGTATGATGTGGCAAATAGTTGCTTGAGAGGAGCGAGATGGGCAATCACGTTCGGCGGCTGGGATTCGCACTCCACTAAAGCGTTGACAACAAGTTCTTCACTAGCAAGTTCTAGTTCGTAAGCAACGGATGTACCTTCTGCACATTAACATACAAAATTGTTAATTTTGCAACGCAAATAAGTGATGTtacatcacatatatatatccTGGAGGTGTGTGGAAAAAGCTACCTCTTTTTGGAAGATGAAGATCTGTCTCGGTTGGAAGCATGTTGTACCTTGGAGGATTTACTTTGCTAAAACAACTGAAAGTTGGAACTGAGGTCGGTTCCTCTTTGAGGATTTTCATTGATGTCACCGGggtacttttatttttcttcctaGTCATCTGCAATGATTAGCAAAACTGATTGGAGTAGTAAGCTTTGCCACACTCTCAACAGATTCATACTATATGAATAATCTAAGGAAAGTCTCTGCAATGTTAAACCCAGATTGAGAAAGACATGTAAGCAAGGCCTAACCTTCCAGATGCGGGAAGAGAGAAACAGGcgcacagagagagagagagagagcgagcgAGTAAACAACTAGTTGCTtcactttttctttcttctggGAAGCTTTTAAAAACCCTACAAGACTGAGTGAGACTTAGGTTTATAATATTATTGGGCTTTGGTTGGGTTCAAGTacgtgtaatttattttaatttatctaCAATCATACAATTTAATTAGGGCTGCGCAGAAGTAAgtggttcggtttgggttcggttagTGTCAAATACCCGATCGGTTTTCATTAGTTTTTATGATgcatcaatacaattaaaacatcAGACATTTTTCGGACATCCCTTTggttttttaaactatttacaagagtgccattatcatttaattttaattaataagttaTAGAAATTAGTTATAACAACCAAATAAATTGCAGACTCCACCTTATTTACAATCGAAAATATATGGTAAgttataatatgttaatttttttgtatttattgtcCACCTCAGAATATATCAACTATTCTCAATATGTAATCCTAATTAAATGAATAATTGAGTACAGATTTCTataagtataataatattactataatagtatacttatttgatataatatttaccaaacatttaaaataaatttaatttattattatgttcttagtaataatattttccaaattaaaaagaataaaatcaACACCGGAttagtatttataaatatctaaacaattcCTATATCTTGGggacataaaaactaaaaccaaattaaaaccaaaataaaaaaccaaatggatatcgagataaacaaaataaaatttatatatttttaaaatgataaaatactctaaaactaTTATCTATAAACTGAACTACACAGAAAAAAGGATTTTCCTACTACTTTTATTCAaacattttgaaattatttttaatttctgctAGAATAGAATCAcctgaatatatttttaaccaaagtatctattatatgatataatatttaccaaacatttaaaataaatttattttattattatgttcttagtaatagtattttccaaataaaaataaaataaaatcaacaccggattaatatttataatatctaaacaaATCCTATATCTTGGGACAGAAAACTACAACCAAATCAAAACGAGACTAAAAAccaaatggatatccaaatattcaaaatacagtctatatatttttaaaatatttattatatttaattttaaaatgataaaatatatctaaaatactatctATAAACTGAACTACACAAAAACAGATTTCCCTATTATTTCTAtccaaaatatatgaaattatttttaattttatgctaAAATAGAACCAcccgaatatttttttatccaaagtatctaaatttaTCCGACTtatccattatttttttctgaaatttcaaaaaacatCATTTTACCCTAATTACTCTAAGTTGTCCAAAAAAGAGAAGAACCGGGCCATAGTCGAATTGAACTCgaaattttaatggttttccaaaccaaaccggaaaccaaattaaccaaaccaaaatcaaatacaaattcataaataaccgaacaaCTCTTATATTTCTacccaaaagatgaatttttatactattttttatccaaaatatttaaaattattttaattttctgctATAATAGAATCACTCGATTACTCTTTagctaaaatatctatatttatctgaattttccgttatttttccaaaaattcGATCATTTTTACCCCAATTACtctaaattatctaaaaacaagAACCGGACCATAGTCGAATTGAACTCAAAAATTTAACGGGTTCTTAACATTGTtattcgaaccaaaccgaaaactaagttaaccaaaccaaaatcaaatccaaattcataaataaccgaacgATTCTTATATTTCTTGAATCGAAAAATGGAAATCAAACTGGAATgaatctgaaaacaaaaaaaatacaaattagaacCAAACTGAAAACCAAATGCGTACAAACATATTAGTGAGCAAATAAATAGGGTAATAAATAtgtcaacaaaaataatctCCCGCTTCctaagcgcggatcaaaatctagtttagcttttaatagtatagataaaaaaaataaaaaacaatttttttttaattagataaataactaaaactaataaaaataagagttatccaaaattaaaaatatttttcaaaattaagtGTCCGAGAAAACCAATTGCTTCTTAACTCCGTTTTAGTTGTTTGAATTTGTTAGTGACTTCAATGTAATaattaatgtaaaataaaatacttatatttagCAGTACATAtgtatacatttaaatttatatcattagaaatttttgttaatttatttcttttgcttaccatatattaaatttaatttaataaaataagataaaattttcttaggtatataattatcaaaagtagaataaatcatattttttaaaaatgtgatattaaaaaaactaatgattttgagattaaaaatttaaaattttctaaaagctgcataagattttttaataataaatttatataattataaaataactaaataatatttcgaatattgtaaatattattatatttttatatatattattttcttatttaaggTTATATTACCacattgtaaaaaaattatcaaaaatataaatcaacattaaatataaaaatctgtGTCATACAATTATCTTCAAATCATATCATCATTATTGAATAATGTTTAGATGACATATGACAAATCATTTCTTAAACAATGTTTAGATGATATTTATTAATTGGTTATAAGCAAAACAAATGTACTTGTGTTTTTTagtcaaattgttttttttttgcttaatagtTTCTCATATGTTATGCCCTCTCcacacaattttgttttataaaaaaaacatttatatccCTAATAACTATATTTATCTAGTGAAATtgaaataactaatatatttataaggttAAAGTATTTTACAGAAATactaaagttcatatatatataattttggaaaaaaattattaacagtAAGAATATCAAAATAACATACTTTATAAACAAGGGATCTCATAAAACAAATAGCATATCACAACTCCAATAAGTTTCACCGTCCCATATAATGTTATCCATCACTAGTCGCAACAACTCACAagcaattctttaacaaaaggaaaaaaaatgtcACAAGCAATATACcataagaaaaacaattcaTCGAAACTTGTACCAACCATAAGTATGAAAATCTTTAGACTGTCCTCTCTTTTTGTCACTactgtattttcttttgttgccATGATCTATCTGTAATATCCTTGAGCTCCTCATATGGCTTCTTCTTTAGACATGTTGTATCTACTAGTTTAGACATGTTGGAAACACTCTCAGATTCTTCCCATTGCTCTACAACAAAATTAAGACTCAGGTTTTGCCAAGAACTAATATTCTCTTTGTTgcttgccaaaaaaaaaatccagtaTTAGATAGAGGCATTTAATCTCAGTTTACCGCAAATTACTTTTTCTGTAACCATATTTCATTTCTGCCTTGCCAATCATTCTTTCTCAATACTTTAGTTTGACTATGTGTTGCTGTTATTAAACTGCATCCCATTGTTTCCCACGAACAATATGATTAATGACAATTCTAAAAAGATAATTGATTACACAATTTCtctaaaagaaacaaataagcACATGGACCGACGACGGATATATCACCCTCCTCCGCTGCATATACCGGTTAAGGAAACCGGGAATCTACAAAGTGCCGTAGCCTCCGGTGTACTTTCTCCGGTTACAATCTCAGCCGGAGGAAGAACCCTCCCGTCGGCGAACAACGCCCGTTCCGCCACCGCAGGCTGCTGTTCCCGGTAACGCGCCACCGCATCCTCTAGCTCCACCTCGGCTGAGCCGTAGACGGCTTCATCTCCAAACCTCCGCTCCACCTCCAGATACTCCCCGAGAGACGAACGTCTACTGCAATCTCCGGCCCCGCGTTGCATCACGTTTCTGGGACCCTCGTCGTCGTCTCGGCAAAAGCGCCACCACTTGCGGCGTCGCTGCCGCTCAGCTGAGTTCGAAGAAGGACGTTTCCTCTGGTTGCGAGTTGTTGCGTCGGAGGTTGTAAGGGAGGGTGACACGTGTCGGTGGGAAGAAGCTCTGAAGGGCATCATGGGCATGGTTGCTGAGAAACTAAGTCCCATGAGCGTCCCGAGTGTGATGCTTCTGTCATGGAAGAAGGATCCTGTAGACTAATATCCTCCAATCACCAATTAAAGAAACACAATCAAGAACACAAACACATATATGTTTCTGTAGCAGTTCTCAAAACACACAACCTTTTAATAGTTATTGTAATGAAATGAGAAAACTTTAATAGTTATTGTAATGAAATGAGAAAACTTTGATTCTgggtattaaaaaaaaagttcaatctATTAGATTAATCAAAATTAAAGTTAGAATTCAAGAAACCGACCTCTGTATCAAGATCAGAGGAAGAGACGGAAGAGATGGTGGGAGAGGATGGAACATGATTGCGTGGATCTTGCATTTTTCAGTCTTTTTCTGTGTAGTCGCCTGTCGATGATGTTGGAGATTTGTGacactaaatatatttaaaaggaAAGTAGCGCTTGCTTTGGGTTTGGATGATAGGTAAAGGAGGATGAGAAAGTGACAAATGATTTGTTTTTTGAAATGATTCTTTTTTAAAAGCTGAAAAAACTCTTTGCCATCTGTTTACTACTACTCGAATATTGCCTGAGCTTTGATATgtgaatatatttaattatttttagatggGAATACCGAAGTTATATGCGAACATCTTTGTTGGTCAACTTTGGAGTATTTGCAAACAAATTGAAACTTGCGTAGAAAAGGTCCTATTTTTATTCATACGAAACTTTTGTTGTTCAACTTTGGAGTATCTGCAAACAAATTGAAACTTactaaaaatttacaaaaaaaattaaatgaactTACTATAGGTTGTTGTATCTTTTATTCATAGTGTTGGGTTCCTTCTAGATGGAGGAAACCCATTGGGTTTGGTTGGTGATAACCAAACTTGGAAGTTGGGCCATTGGTATTAGTCCATGAGATTAGTATTGGGCCTTGGAGGTTATTAGGGTTAGTGAGATACCATATAAAGTCTCTTAACCTAATTTGTGCTAGACAGCAGACATaacacaagaaaagaaagaagagtactcaagaagactcttaagacaaaagagagaaaaaggagagaagaaggCAGATTTCGTCTGGGTTTGTCAAGGCAGATTTGGAGGGTCAAACGGATCTTGATCGGGCTGATATTTTGTGGGAAGCTTCTTCAGTCAGTGGGTTAGAGGTTCACCGAAGGGATTTGGATTCTAACGGTTGGATCTTCTGTTATCTGGGTTTTCGTGAAGCTGGTCGTCACAGTTTTTCAGCAGAGCTGTCTTGAGTGTTTGGTAAATCCGACGGTGAGATCTTCTCTGATTGAGCTGAGATTTGGCAGAGGTGTTGTGGACTTGTTCATCTTGGATTTGTACGGTGGGATTAGTCTCTGGTTGCCGGAATCCTTGTGAGCTGAGGTCGTCTTGTTGCTGCCGGTTTTGAAGCTTTGTGTTGCTCTCTTGTTGTTGTAGTATCTTGTGTTGGAGATAGCTCTTTGTAGCTAGAGTCTCTGTTCTGTTCAGGTTGTTGAACAGGGAGGACGTGGTTGTACTCacatacatttatatagtggattGTTGAGTGGACTACGGTCCCGTGGTTTTTCCTTCTCACATCGAGGAGGTTTTCCACGTAAAAAGTGCTTGTCTCATTTAGTTTCTGCTTATACTATATTCTGCTATCGTCGAAGTATTTTCCTCACAGGTTCACACCAAGGTCAGGGGAAACACGACCGTTAAGTTCCGCTGCGCCGTGTGCCTTTATTTCCCCAACagagtggtatcagagcttctgGTTTTAGGGCTTTGGGTTTGATAACTTCGGGTTATTGTTGCTTGTGTGAATGATGGAGAATATGGGCAGGATGGAAAATATGGGCAGGATGATAAGCTTGAATGGTGCTAACTATCATCTATGGAAGGGCAAGATGGAGGATTTGCTCTTTGTTAAAGAATTCCATGTTCCTGTCTTCGAGGAGAAGAAACCTGAGAAGAAGACGGATGAAGAGTGGAAGCTGCAGCATCGCCAAGTGTGTGGGTTGATAAGGCAGTGGGTAGATGATAATGTGTTGCATCATATTGAGACTGAGACGG encodes:
- the LOC108859557 gene encoding uncharacterized protein LOC108859557 isoform X1, which produces MTRKKNKSTPVTSMKILKEEPTSVPTFSCFSKVNPPRYNMLPTETDLHLPKREGTSVAYELELASEELVVNALVECESQPPNVIAHLAPLKQLFATSYSDDKFSIAVQRFGDTIVLSPTLGDINVDEANLLCNFRTLSLVQSCRCDPNSHPLIESEPPPTMQDLLNCEFEGLTLFVVNELLLAKSENGLTSLHLWDEKFTNATTWMDAWIGNVIANVPEVTVCYHEKGTVIDYLSLKTSEIPSEKGIVSADGMVLHHGLKVLRFLHLHCKEERTVYRLFRKDDELFLELPGGKIRQSPLTIRSSRVFQRFADKYLDKEDFDQAKTAYCNALATCKNFPPSRVAVLANLGLGRVETIRAEQLATKGAPAYMQVLMKASSYYEEAMSGVQAYPDDDELKQVIYKELGSHYTNYALLLSVHTAVVGTVEAAFQKAFRIYESTTLKETCRTEASQCYDYYSVFQRRICLQYLKKSKSSKASKGARVAEIYFRKSLECIAGPETDHLLFSSRLIEMASHYCDMYDMQPIPKTLKSAMSILLDCAKIPEEHEDAWKSNVVSLWTVLQRVLEELSTKHESGTKKLYEKVMQVSPSVSELKEIEDMWKTLSNA
- the LOC108859557 gene encoding uncharacterized protein LOC108859557 isoform X2 yields the protein MTRKKNKSTPVTSMKILKEEPTSVPTFSCFSKVNPPRYNMLPTETDLHLPKRGTSVAYELELASEELVVNALVECESQPPNVIAHLAPLKQLFATSYSDDKFSIAVQRFGDTIVLSPTLGDINVDEANLLCNFRTLSLVQSCRCDPNSHPLIESEPPPTMQDLLNCEFEGLTLFVVNELLLAKSENGLTSLHLWDEKFTNATTWMDAWIGNVIANVPEVTVCYHEKGTVIDYLSLKTSEIPSEKGIVSADGMVLHHGLKVLRFLHLHCKEERTVYRLFRKDDELFLELPGGKIRQSPLTIRSSRVFQRFADKYLDKEDFDQAKTAYCNALATCKNFPPSRVAVLANLGLGRVETIRAEQLATKGAPAYMQVLMKASSYYEEAMSGVQAYPDDDELKQVIYKELGSHYTNYALLLSVHTAVVGTVEAAFQKAFRIYESTTLKETCRTEASQCYDYYSVFQRRICLQYLKKSKSSKASKGARVAEIYFRKSLECIAGPETDHLLFSSRLIEMASHYCDMYDMQPIPKTLKSAMSILLDCAKIPEEHEDAWKSNVVSLWTVLQRVLEELSTKHESGTKKLYEKVMQVSPSVSELKEIEDMWKTLSNA
- the LOC130494311 gene encoding uncharacterized protein At3g17950-like isoform X3, whose protein sequence is MFHPLPPSLPSLPLILIQRSITLGTLMGLSFSATMPMMPFRASSHRHVSPSLTTSDATTRNQRKRPSSNSAERQRRRKWWRFCRDDDEGPRNVMQRGAGDCSRRSSLGEYLEVERRFGDEAVYGSAEVELEDAVARYREQQPAVAERALFADGRVLPPAEIVTGESTPEATALCRFPVSLTGICSGGG
- the LOC130494311 gene encoding uncharacterized protein At3g17950-like isoform X2: MGLSFSATMPMMPFRASSHRHVSPSLTTSDATTRNQRKRPSSNSAERQRRRKWWRFCRDDDEGPRNVMQRGAGDCSRRSSLGEYLEVERRFGDEAVYGSAEVELEDAVARYREQQPAVAERALFADGRVLPPAEIVTGESTPEATALCRFPVSLTGICSGGG
- the LOC130494311 gene encoding uncharacterized protein At3g17950-like isoform X1, which gives rise to MQDPRNHVPSSPTISSVSSSDLDTESTGSFFHDRSITLGTLMGLSFSATMPMMPFRASSHRHVSPSLTTSDATTRNQRKRPSSNSAERQRRRKWWRFCRDDDEGPRNVMQRGAGDCSRRSSLGEYLEVERRFGDEAVYGSAEVELEDAVARYREQQPAVAERALFADGRVLPPAEIVTGESTPEATALCRFPVSLTGICSGGG